One genomic window of Thioclava sp. GXIMD4216 includes the following:
- a CDS encoding RluA family pseudouridine synthase, whose amino-acid sequence MEQRILRIEIGEEPPADRLDKALSALVPDEENLSRSRLAKLIADGAVSREGVAVTEQKTKVAAGEVYEILVEASREVETVAQQIALDILWEDDDLIVINKPAGMVVHPAPGTPDGTLVNALLHHFGGNLSGIGGEKRPGIVHRIDKETSGLLVVAKSDAAHHGLAKQFEKHTVHRHYMAVCHGVPSAADPRLRGTKGVNFEQGGVLKITSQLARHKTDRQKQAVCFDGGRHAVTRARTVEDLQEVAALIDCWLETGRTHQIRVHMAHAGHGLIGDPVYGGRRKLPKSLGEAAIETAAHFPRQALHAATLGFVHPVTGEELEFSSPLPADMEELLAALRGNVSI is encoded by the coding sequence ATGGAACAGCGTATCCTTCGCATCGAAATCGGGGAAGAGCCCCCTGCCGACCGCCTTGATAAGGCCTTGAGCGCACTTGTGCCAGACGAAGAAAACCTGTCGCGGTCGCGGCTGGCGAAGCTGATTGCCGATGGGGCGGTCAGCCGCGAGGGCGTGGCCGTGACCGAGCAGAAGACCAAGGTGGCGGCGGGCGAGGTCTATGAAATCCTCGTGGAAGCCTCGCGCGAGGTGGAGACGGTGGCGCAGCAGATCGCGCTGGACATCCTGTGGGAAGATGACGACCTGATCGTGATCAACAAGCCTGCAGGTATGGTGGTGCACCCCGCCCCCGGCACACCCGACGGGACTTTGGTCAATGCGCTGCTGCATCACTTCGGCGGCAATCTGTCGGGCATCGGCGGCGAGAAGCGTCCGGGCATCGTGCACCGGATCGACAAGGAGACCTCGGGGCTGCTGGTCGTGGCGAAATCGGATGCGGCACATCACGGGCTGGCCAAGCAGTTCGAGAAACACACGGTACATCGTCACTATATGGCGGTGTGTCATGGGGTGCCTTCGGCGGCCGATCCGCGTCTGCGCGGCACCAAGGGAGTGAATTTCGAACAGGGCGGCGTGCTGAAGATCACCTCGCAGCTGGCGCGCCATAAGACCGACCGTCAGAAACAGGCGGTGTGCTTTGACGGCGGGCGTCATGCGGTGACGCGGGCGCGCACCGTGGAAGACCTGCAAGAAGTGGCGGCGCTGATCGACTGCTGGCTGGAAACGGGGCGCACCCATCAGATCCGCGTGCATATGGCCCATGCCGGTCACGGGCTGATCGGCGATCCGGTCTATGGCGGGCGGCGCAAGCTGCCGAAATCGCTGGGCGAGGCGGCCATCGAGACAGCAGCGCATTTCCCGCGTCAGGCGCTTCATGCGGCGACTTTGGGCTTTGTGCATCCGGTGACGGGCGAAGAACTGGAATTTTCCTCGCCCCTGCCTGCGGATATGGAAGAGCTACTGGCGGCCTTGCGCGGAAATGTTTCAATCTGA
- a CDS encoding DUF6476 family protein: protein MSDPISDPDAPVPELRFLKWLVTALAVTMIAGLLTIVTLLVIRFNQPSGNKLTLPEAISLPDGLQALSLTQQADRIIIVTTDNQVLLFSPDGRLTARTKLAP, encoded by the coding sequence ATGTCCGATCCGATCTCCGATCCCGACGCGCCCGTGCCAGAGCTGCGCTTTCTCAAATGGCTGGTGACCGCTCTGGCCGTCACCATGATTGCGGGCCTTCTAACCATCGTGACACTGCTTGTCATCCGCTTCAATCAGCCAAGCGGCAATAAGCTGACCCTGCCAGAGGCGATTTCCCTGCCCGACGGGCTGCAAGCACTGTCGCTCACCCAACAAGCCGACCGGATTATCATCGTCACCACCGACAATCAGGTGCTGCTGTTTTCGCCCGATGGCCGCCTGACCGCCCGCACGAAGCTTGCGCCATGA
- a CDS encoding NUDIX hydrolase — MTQPRLGVLAVCLTDTHALLVKRKNPPDAGLWGFPGGKVEWGETVAQAALRELAEETGVRATAGATIDSGDFLTKDAAGGTLWHYYLVAIACHADAPQPQAADDASDARMIPFEDIEAGRLPMSAGVKDLLIKARACFPAAQNILGG, encoded by the coding sequence ATGACGCAGCCCCGTCTCGGCGTGCTGGCCGTCTGCCTGACCGATACCCATGCGCTTCTCGTCAAACGCAAAAATCCGCCGGATGCGGGGCTTTGGGGCTTTCCGGGCGGCAAGGTCGAATGGGGCGAGACCGTGGCCCAAGCCGCCCTGCGCGAACTGGCCGAGGAAACCGGCGTTCGGGCCACCGCAGGCGCAACCATCGACTCTGGCGACTTCCTGACCAAGGATGCGGCGGGCGGGACGCTCTGGCATTACTACCTCGTGGCCATTGCCTGCCATGCCGATGCCCCGCAACCACAGGCCGCAGATGACGCGTCTGACGCGCGCATGATCCCCTTTGAGGACATCGAAGCGGGCCGCCTTCCCATGAGCGCGGGCGTCAAAGACCTGCTGATCAAGGCCCGCGCCTGTTTTCCAGCTGCCCAAAATATCCTCGGGGGATGA
- a CDS encoding accessory factor UbiK family protein — MTAPNKLFDEMSKLMTNAMGVAQGARTEAETAMKSWMDRWLAERDFVTREEFDAVKAMAAKAREENEALKARLEALESKA; from the coding sequence ATGACCGCGCCCAACAAACTCTTTGACGAAATGTCCAAGCTGATGACCAATGCGATGGGTGTGGCGCAAGGTGCCCGCACCGAAGCCGAGACCGCGATGAAATCGTGGATGGATCGCTGGCTGGCCGAGCGGGACTTTGTGACCCGCGAGGAGTTCGACGCCGTGAAAGCGATGGCCGCCAAAGCGCGCGAAGAGAACGAGGCACTGAAGGCGCGTCTGGAGGCGCTGGAAAGCAAGGCCTGA
- the lgt gene encoding prolipoprotein diacylglyceryl transferase codes for MLPLAIDFPQIDPNAFVIPGLNLPIRWYALAYIAGLLAGWQIIVALMKAPRLWGGQAPMPAKQVEDLLTWVIVGVILGGRLGFVLFYDFGWYLAHPLEIFMVWKGGMAFHGGFLGVVVAVWLYCRRHGLAVWSIGDAAALVAPIGLLLGRIANFIKPELWGHPTDMPWGVIFPGEAAQTCLGLAGQVDGMCARHPSQLYEGGLEGIVLGILLWILVSRGLLRRPGGACGIFLIGYGCSRAFVELFRQADPQFVTPTDPMGYVVQFGQYGLSMGQLLSLPMIAIGIVLVLRALRRPKVGAAA; via the coding sequence ATGCTGCCACTGGCGATTGATTTTCCGCAAATCGATCCGAATGCCTTTGTGATCCCGGGGCTGAACCTGCCGATCCGCTGGTATGCCTTGGCCTATATCGCAGGGCTTCTGGCGGGCTGGCAGATCATTGTGGCGCTGATGAAAGCTCCGCGCCTTTGGGGCGGGCAGGCACCCATGCCTGCCAAGCAGGTCGAGGATCTGCTGACATGGGTGATTGTCGGCGTCATTCTGGGCGGTCGGCTGGGCTTTGTGCTGTTTTACGACTTCGGCTGGTATCTCGCGCATCCGCTCGAGATCTTCATGGTCTGGAAAGGCGGTATGGCCTTTCATGGTGGTTTTCTGGGGGTCGTGGTGGCGGTCTGGCTGTATTGCCGCCGGCATGGGCTTGCGGTCTGGTCCATCGGGGATGCCGCAGCGCTTGTGGCGCCGATCGGGCTGTTGCTGGGGCGCATTGCCAATTTCATCAAGCCCGAGCTTTGGGGCCATCCGACCGATATGCCTTGGGGCGTGATCTTTCCGGGCGAGGCGGCGCAGACCTGCCTCGGTCTTGCGGGGCAGGTGGACGGTATGTGCGCCCGTCATCCGTCGCAACTCTATGAGGGTGGGCTGGAAGGGATCGTGCTGGGCATCCTGCTGTGGATACTTGTCTCGCGCGGGCTTTTGCGCCGTCCGGGGGGCGCATGCGGGATCTTCCTGATCGGTTATGGCTGTTCGCGCGCCTTTGTCGAACTCTTCCGTCAGGCCGACCCGCAATTTGTCACGCCGACCGACCCGATGGGCTATGTGGTGCAATTCGGCCAATATGGCCTGTCGATGGGCCAGCTTCTGTCGCTGCCGATGATCGCCATCGGTATCGTGCTTGTGCTGCGCGCCCTGCGTCGGCCCAAGGTCGGGGCGGCGGCGTGA
- a CDS encoding SAM-dependent methyltransferase has product MRLDRYMALCLLDPEAGYYATRDPFGQTGDFITAPEISQLFGEMVGLCLAQSWMDQGCPAPFLLAEAGPGRGTLMADILRVVARVPGMADAARIHLVEASATLRGIQAETLAGYEVTWADAVDALPQDRPLFFVANEFIDALPIRQFTRTETGWAETQVGAEGGQLRAGRSPATRLARLEPRFAATAPGDIVEICPQAATVVEAVAQRLVRGGMALFVDYGDWRSLGDTFQALRAHVPVDPFATPGEADLTAHVDFEALACAAHAAGVAASAMTPQGLFLERLGITARAQALAKKLSGAALEAHIAAHRRLTHPEEMGQLFKALALYPEGAPLPPGLSPSG; this is encoded by the coding sequence ATGCGGCTGGACCGCTATATGGCGCTTTGTCTGCTGGACCCCGAGGCCGGATATTATGCCACCCGCGACCCGTTCGGGCAGACGGGAGATTTTATCACCGCCCCCGAAATCAGCCAGCTTTTCGGCGAGATGGTGGGGCTGTGTCTTGCCCAGTCATGGATGGATCAGGGCTGCCCCGCACCTTTCCTGCTTGCCGAAGCCGGTCCGGGCCGTGGCACTTTAATGGCCGATATCCTGCGGGTCGTGGCCCGTGTGCCGGGCATGGCCGATGCTGCGCGGATTCATCTGGTGGAGGCCTCGGCCACGCTGCGCGGAATACAGGCTGAAACCCTTGCAGGTTACGAGGTGACATGGGCCGATGCTGTGGACGCCCTTCCACAGGACAGACCGCTGTTTTTTGTGGCCAATGAATTTATCGATGCGCTGCCCATCCGGCAGTTCACCCGTACCGAGACCGGCTGGGCGGAAACGCAGGTGGGGGCCGAGGGTGGCCAGCTCAGGGCAGGGCGTTCGCCTGCCACGCGGCTTGCGAGGCTCGAGCCGCGCTTTGCCGCAACCGCCCCCGGAGATATCGTCGAGATCTGCCCGCAAGCGGCCACGGTCGTCGAGGCGGTCGCGCAGCGTCTGGTGCGGGGCGGGATGGCGCTCTTTGTCGATTACGGGGACTGGCGCAGCCTTGGCGATACATTTCAGGCGCTGCGCGCGCATGTGCCTGTTGATCCTTTTGCCACGCCCGGCGAGGCGGATCTGACGGCCCATGTGGATTTCGAGGCGCTTGCTTGCGCTGCGCATGCCGCAGGTGTGGCTGCGAGCGCGATGACGCCGCAAGGGCTGTTTCTGGAGCGGCTGGGCATCACCGCGCGGGCGCAGGCGCTCGCCAAAAAGTTGAGCGGCGCGGCGCTTGAGGCGCATATCGCCGCACATCGCCGCTTGACCCATCCCGAAGAAATGGGTCAGCTATTCAAA